The nucleotide sequence attgaagtttgtttttttctctctcctatTATTCAAGAGCGTGTTCTTTCCCTTAAAACCCTGCGCTCACACTCAAATAGCCCCCGCTTGtcgcttgtgcttagatttcctGTGGTACAgctccatctcttctctctcatgcTCCCATTGGCTCTGACACATTGCTTCTTATGATGGAAATAATAggagtgatatttatatatgtattattaatGAAAGTAGCACCGGATGATAATAATTTAAGCTTTATCATAGAGGAAGGTTAAGAGTCCAACCTTAAATGTAGAGTGTGTATTTCTGAGAGTCTGGAGGactttcattacatttcatttagctgacgctggCGGACCAAAGCGATTCACAAttagtgcatcaaccatgatggaacaaaccagaacaacaagaatcaagcaCAATATGCTTCAAAGGGCCAaactactatatatatatatatatatatatatatatatatatatattgtgattttgttgagtgatTAACTGGCAGTGAGGGAGCATCTGATTGGTTAAAGCCGAGTCGAGGTGCAGCGGTTGGACAGCACTAGCGGGTAGACCGGCCAGGAGGGAGGTGCAGTAGTCTAGGCTGAGATGACCaaagcctggaccagaacctttACCATCGTCTGAGTGAGAAGACGACGTATTTTCCAAATGTTGTGCAGCTTGAATCTACACAAGCCGGTTGTTGCGGTAACTTGGCAGTGAGGGAGAGTTGATTGTTTGGTTCCTGGCAATCTGGGTGTGGACTACCACAGAGCTATCAATGGCAATAGTTGATTAATGGGTGGGAGTGACTTTGCCTGGAGGGGAAGAGTAGTTCGGTCCTCCCCCTTCCCCCCTTTGtacataaatattataaatgttgTGAATAAATATAACAAGGACAGTAAcatccacctgtgtgtgtccttctgaATATAGATACAGAATTCATGGCTCTGATCAACTAACACAGTTTTAGTTTAGTCTCTCTCCATATTTAAATATGTCACAAGTCGACAACAGGAGTTAACATGTCAACAGAAtcaggttttattgccaagcaggtttaaACATACAAAGACTTtgatgttgtgtatttgtgcaagtaaaaatataaaaaatacaaaaatagggaacaaaagttaaaatgtaaaaattcctATAAGACCAGATTGTGCAACATGTTGTACGTAAACACCGGAGACTGGGTTGTGTTGTGCACAACACGTGAATCATTTAGCGTGTGAATTATTCTGGTGATGAAATGAGTCTTAATTTATGActtaattaatttaatgtttttactctttttgaCTTTATcaattttcactttgtttatgTGAAACCTTTTCTCtaataaatagagatattatAATATTCGGACACCACGTGAaccacacacagttttattttaattatctttattttgaaaacgaTATAAagttcacacataaacataactCTGTTAAAACACCACCAGGAGTTACAAACAaagtttaacattaaaaaacacaaactcacgaGAGAAATCATGATttaaatttattatttttattttaaaatattatcaacttgtgtatttgttggtttctgtttctGCGGTGGTACGTCACTTAATCACACCCGAGGTAGGAAAACATCCGCCCCTACCCAACCTTTGATTGGCTTATTTTAATGTCAGTCCACAAACTCCAACCAATCGCCACTGGACTTTTCTTAAATTAACCAATCGGAGGCCAGGTAGGGGGCGGGTCATCGCTCTCCTCGGGTAGACTGCGGAAGTGCAGGTTGTGTGGAGTTTCTCTGCGGACTGAGGGAAACAACATGTCGCTGAGAGCAGCTGTGAGCAACAAACGCTGTGTTTCAGGTTTGTGGACAAACTGACAGTCGGAGGAAAGATGTCGTGACTTCATCCACCGATGTCTGAATGTTACTGTCGCAGAGAATCTGTGAATACCCGCTGCTAGCTCGGTTAGCAGGGTTAGCTGTGTGTTAGCTGTGCGTTAGCTGTGCGTTAGCTCGGTTAGCTCCACAGAAACTGGAGCAAAGGTCACGTCCGGGACTTTAAACTTTAAGGACGTGATGTCTTTGTTTTGATTGACTTCTAATTTCACTTGTTCGTTGCTGCTGGAGAAATTGAATCTGACGCCTCGGAGATATTTTTGTTTTCGTGACATTAAAACTGTGATCAACAGATTAAAGTTATAAGATAAGAtcgactttattcatcccacactggggacagTTCTAcactacagcagcagaagggcattagATAAGATGGAGACAAATACaaatagagaaataaaataaaaatatacatatatatatatatatatgtgtatatatataaagaacaatgtaaacaatatacaaaGATACCTGAACATTCACAGTGATTATTGCACATGAGAGTGGAGAATATACATTGGGATGTTACGATCCAGAAAGTATTGCACCTAaagattgaatataaatattgcacatgaaatatatatatatatatatatatatatatatatatgcagtcATGTATCTTGGGTCAAAGTGTGACAGCAGCTTCCGAACattgtacaacaacaacaacaatagtgtgtgtgtgtgtgtgtgtgttgcagggctCCTCTCCCAgctgtcctcctgcagcagtCATGTCAGAGGTCGTGTCCCTGCCGTCCTTGTCACGCAGCAGAGGAACAACTCCACCTCACCGAAGATCAAGGTGGAGTTTGACCAGAGCAGAGGTAAAGATCTGTCGTCTGCCATCATCTGTCCGAGCGAGAGCCTCCGCAGTTTCTCCTTCCTGACTGGTTCTAAAGTCCATAGAAAGTCACGAGAATCCAATGTGACAAGAACACAGAAATCCTCTCTCTTCATTCTAGGATCAGTCATTAGAGACTCTGTGTGTTAATCAGCatctgtgtctctttgtagGTGTGGCCATTATGCAAATGCAGAGTCCTCCTGTCAACAGCCTCAGCTTAGATTTCCTCACAGAGCTCTGCATCAGCGTGGAGAAGCTGGAGATGGATAAGAGCTGCCGAGGCCTCATCATCACCTCGGTACAGTGAGACCTCGTCGACTGTGGCGACAGAACTTTGTCCATGAGGCCACAGTGcaaactgactgtgtgtgtgtgttttgcttcaTTTCAGAGTCAGCCCAAGGTTTTCTCCGCCGGCCTGGACATTATGGAGATGTACGGGAAGAGTCCAGAACGCTGTGGAGAGTTCTGGAAAGCAGTTCAGGAGATGTGGCTGAAAATCTACAGCTCCAACATGGTCACCATAGCTGCAATCAATGTGCGTATGAAACACagtaccccccctcccccaccctccccacCTCCATTCTGCTCTTGCATCACACAGAATCAGTTTGAACTCAACTcaggataatctcctgacattatccAGAGAGGCTGTTTTCATCAGAAGACTTTCAGCAGAGTTCTTCCTGTTGTAAAAACTGGATAATGTCGCAGTGAGCGTCTCTGGAGGATTCACCGTGAgagagtggacgtgttgatgatgtttataGCGCACGACGGACGCAAAATTGAagagcaaaaacagaaatacaaatatgtcaggGTGAGGAAGAGGTACCACACAAGAAGAAGACGGCGACTAATATTTCAAGAAAGCTTCTGAGGACAAGAGCGGTGCAGTGTAATAAGAAGCGTCGTGCAGTTGAGCGATGagcctccttttctctccctccgcAGGGTTCCAGTCCTGCAGGTGGCTGTCTGATGTCCATGACGTGTGACTACAGGATAATGGCGGACAACCCTCGTTACAGCATCGGCCTTAACGAGACCCAGCTCGGCATCGTAGCACCGTTTTGGTAAAGAACTTACACAATGTTGACTGTGGTGGTTTGTATTCGAGTCACGATGATGACTTTAGCACGTACAGTACGTCAGACGTTTTTCCTCAGGCTCTCAGCTCTGTGTCACGTAacagtcactgctgctgtctgcaggTTTAAGGACACTATGGTAAACACAGTGGGACACCGAACCACGGAGATGGCCCTGGAGTTGGGTTTGCTCTACAGCCCTTCAGAGGCCCTCAAGATAGGACTGGTGGACCAGCTGGTACCTGAGGACCAGGTCCTCACCACAGCCACACAGACCATGACCAAGTGGTTGGCTATTCCAGGTACGATACGTTAGGAAACATCCTAAATCCTCCCGTCAGTGAAACTCTGCTGTGATCTGTTTCGATATCGCTCCCCTCAACAACATAAGTTCTCACTAATTGCAGCGAGTCAGAATCATCCAGAATCAGTTCATGGGACAGTGGAGACGTCGCTCCGCTCTGTGAGTCGGTCAGATAACTGGGAGTCTGTTCCTTTGTGCAGATCACGCCAGACAGATCAGCAAATCCATGATGAGGAAGCCGACCATCGACAAGCTGACGTCCAACAGAGAGGCCGACATTAAAAACTTCGTCAGCTTCATCACCAAAGACTCCATTCAGAAGTCGCTGCACATGTATCTGGAGAtgctgaagaagagaaaaggctAAAGGAGAGAACAATGTGAAGTCGTGCCTTCAGTGTCACGTGCCCATTGACACTAATGATTCAGTGAGGAATAGTATTATGTGTAGTTGAGTTATAAACTAGTTGAGTTAAAAACTAGTAAATCTCTTAACTGATTTCTCTTTATACCGTTTTCCTGCTTCTTGTGAATAAATGAATCCGGTCAATGGACTGAACGTGTGATTCATTGTCTGTAGTTTGGTTCAGAGAGACTCAGTCTCTTTTTTGAGTGAAGGGACattttcttcttattcttcAGTTGAAAGcagcagctttctttctttttaataataaaataatacgTTTTATTCATATAACACTTTTCATAAAGTGCTTTCCAAAACAAGGAGTCAAAAttctataatataatattgtaaTATCTAATATTTGAGACACGTCTTGTGAAGACGAGACCTCAGGAGGGTTCAGAGACGAGGGGCTGTCACTGATCTGTGCTGAGACCTTCCTTGAAGTTTCCTTGTTTCTGACGTCTCTTTTATTACTTCaccttttattattttcatgcatCTTTGTTTTACTCTCGTGTCTGTTCCAAGAAGCAGTCGTGCACCGACGTCATTTAgcagatttgtttattttggtcTTTCACTGCAGGTTCTGTCTGGAGACCAGTGGACCCGGTCGTAGTCGTGATTCAGGCAGAACGAGCGCGAGCCGGACCGACCAGCTTCACCTCCACGGGGAAGTGGTCGCTGACAGCCAACGCCTGAGtgagacagtgaaaaaaaaagacgcTTTACTCGTGGGGATTTTAAAACCAGCAGATGAGAAGGACGATGAGAGACAGAATGTTTTTACCAGAGTGTGGCTGAGACTCATGTCCCTCATGTAGTCGTAAACCTCAGCACTGCTGTGCACCACTCCCCTCATCATGTCGGCCGTGACCACAATCCTGCAAGTGCACACGTGTGAGGCCCagtccagagtgtgtgtgtgtttgtgtgtgtgattgtgtgtgtgtgtgtgtgtacctgtcgTATGGGCAGCTGGTGTGAGACACTGTGGTGTCGGCCTCGCTGGTGATCAACCAGTGGAAACTCTTATCGGTGAAGAGACGGATCTGCTGCCAGTCAGAGCCTGACACGTAACTGCAGCCTGCGTTGAAGTCACCCAGCAGAACAATGTCCTGcagggagacagggagac is from Paralichthys olivaceus isolate ysfri-2021 chromosome 5, ASM2471397v2, whole genome shotgun sequence and encodes:
- the eci1 gene encoding enoyl-CoA delta isomerase 1, mitochondrial; the encoded protein is MSLRAAVSNKRCVSGLLSQLSSCSSHVRGRVPAVLVTQQRNNSTSPKIKVEFDQSRGVAIMQMQSPPVNSLSLDFLTELCISVEKLEMDKSCRGLIITSSQPKVFSAGLDIMEMYGKSPERCGEFWKAVQEMWLKIYSSNMVTIAAINGSSPAGGCLMSMTCDYRIMADNPRYSIGLNETQLGIVAPFWFKDTMVNTVGHRTTEMALELGLLYSPSEALKIGLVDQLVPEDQVLTTATQTMTKWLAIPDHARQISKSMMRKPTIDKLTSNREADIKNFVSFITKDSIQKSLHMYLEMLKKRKG